The Euleptes europaea isolate rEulEur1 chromosome 2, rEulEur1.hap1, whole genome shotgun sequence genome has a segment encoding these proteins:
- the SCYL3 gene encoding protein-associating with the carboxyl-terminal domain of ezrin, which produces MGSENSALKHDALEEPPFTLPSGVNIYPAVLQRGKLASVFVYKSENEDNVNKTAKHLKTLRHPCLLRFLSCTVEIDGIHLVTERVQPVEKVLENLSSSEICAGIYDVLQALVFLHDRGNLTHNNVCLSSVFVSEDGHWKLGGMETVCNQKEATAEFLRSIKSVREKTGIPPEEMRADFQHLPEGQGHSRDAYSFGAMVENLLTFLNEEVSEDVLFGFQQTVRSILLNPDPAHRPPLSSLLSHEFFRNDFLEVVSFLNTLTLKTEEEKTEFFKFLLDRVAGLSEKLIASRLVPLLLNQLVFAEPVAVKSFLPHLLGPRIDKVGENQINGLLSPAVFQAHVSPALLKLFEVHEEHVRIVLLSHLDAYAELFTQKELKNIILPQVLLGLRDTSDALVAVTLQSLGVLVSLLGPDVVVGGDRTKIFKCSAPSFTKTADLSPQESPTHIMSCQSKQTYKPLQNNPSGVLFKCPNSGNMSFSNKNHVPRQDSHAAFKKGEQDSPLSLNGGPAGLNASRSDGSCRLGIEKITEEWPDWSECEEPETDQSTTVCTGRQEEFCAGRSPCLTNHPADKKTWADKAYLPSSQRSSGNSPDALGSDESAEPHLLPRTLELKREFRTLPSNSSSGPSSNGSGYDHKDLQDEISRQPKASHLERSPKLGGGLGEEFTIQVKKKELHDPELDWFADMVPDIKPASALQVLPELGPCPVAQSNLDAVSSSVGDAQKVQFSAKFAAAAVTEVDDIGWEEEEELKWEDETNW; this is translated from the exons ATGGGCTCGGAGAACAGTGCTTTAAAGCATGATGCACTGGAAGAGCCGCCGTTTACGCTGCCCTCCGGAGTCAACATTTATCCAGCAGTGCTTCAGCGTGGCAAACTCGCCTCTGTCTTTGTGTATAAGAGCGAGAACGAGGACAACGTTAACAAAACTGCTAAG caCCTGAAAACTTTACGCCACCCTTGCCTCCTGCGCTTCCTCTCTTGCACTGTGGAAATCGATGGGATCCATTTGGTCACAGAGCGCGTGCAGCCGGTGGAGAAGGTCCTGGAGAACCTCTCTTCTTCAGAGATATGTGCTGGAATCTACGATGTTTTGCAAGCTCTTGTCTTCCTCCATGATAGA GGAAACCTGACGCACAACAATGTCTGCCTGTCATCGGTGTTTGTGAGCGAGGACGGGCATTGGAAACTGGGTGGCATGGAAACGGTCTGCAACCAGAAGGAAGCCACGGCAGAG TTTCTGCGTAGCATCAAGTCAGTACGAGAGAAGACGGGCATCCCCCCTGAAGAAATG CGTGCAGATTTCCAACATCTTCCAGAAGGCCAGGGCCATTCCCGGGACGCCTATTCCTTCGGGGCAATGGTTGAAAACTTGTTGACTTTTTTAAACGAAGAGG TTTCCGAGGATGTCCTCTTCGGCTTTCAGCAAACGGTGCGCTCCATTCTGCTAAATCCAGATCCGGCACATCGGCCTCCGCTGTCCAGTTTGCTGTCCCACGAATTCTTCAG GAACGATTTCCTGGAAGTCGTGAGCTTTCTGAACACTTTAACGCTGAAAACTGAAGAGGAAAAAACTGAATTTTTCAA ATTTCTGCTGGACAGAGTAGCTGGCTTGTCAGAGAAGCTGATAGCTTCGCGGCTGGTGCCTCTCTTGCTCAACCAGCTCGTGTTTGCCGAACCCGTCGCTGTCAAGAgcttcctcccccacctcctgggTCCAAGGATAG ATAAAGTAGGCGAGAATCAGATCAACGGCCTGCTTTCTCCGGCGGTGTTCCAGGCGCATGTCAGCCCGGCGCTGCTGAAGCTCTTTGAGGTGCATGAGGAGCATGTGCGGATAGTGTTGCTGTCTCACCTGGATGCCTACGCTGAGCTGTTCACTCAGAAAGAACTGAAAAACATCATATTGCCACAG GTTTTACTGGGGCTGCGTGATACCAGCGACGCTCTGGTGGCTGTAACGCTGCAGAGCTTAGGAGTGCTGGTCTCTCTGCTCGGTCCCGACGTCGTTGTAGGGGGCGACAGGACGAAGATCTTCAAATGCTCCGCGCCGAGCTTCACCAAAACCGCCGACCTTTCCCCCCAAG AATCTCCCACTCACATAATGAGCTGCCAGAGTAAGCAAACCTATAAGCCCCTGCAGAATAACCCTTCGGGTGTCCTCTTCAAGTGCCCCAACTCTGGAAATATGTCCTTCAGCAACAAGAACCATGTGCCAAGGCAAGACTCTCATGCGGCCTTCAAGAAAG GGGAACAAGACAGTCCACTGTCTTTAAATGGTGGTCCTGCTGGATTAAACGCATCGAGGAGCGACGGTAGCTGCCGGCTGGGAATCGAGAAGATAACGGAGGAATGGCCAGACTGGAGCGAGTGTGAGGAGCCAGAGACAGATCAAAGCACAACAGTCTGTACCGGAAGGCAAGAAGAGTTTTGTGCTGGCCGTAGCCCCTGTCTTACCAACCATCCCGCAGATAAGAAAACCTGGGCTGACAAGGCTTACCTCCCTTCCTCTCAAAGGTCCTCAGGAAACAGCCCCGATGCCCTAGGGTCCGACGAGAGCGCTGAGCCTCACCTCCTACCCCGCACGCTGGAGCTCAAAAGAGAATTTAGAACTCTGCCTTCCAATTCTTCCTCGGGGCCCAGCAGCAACGGCAGCGGTTATGACCACAAGGACCTGCAGGACGAAATCTCCAGGCAGCCCAAGGCATCGCACCTAGAAAGGTCTCCGAAGCTGGGAGGCGGTTTAGGAGAGGAGTTCACGATCCAggtgaagaagaaagagttgcaTGACCCTGAACTGGACTGGTTTGCTGATATGGTGCCAGACATCAAGCCGGCATCAGCGCTCCAGGTTTTGCCAGAGCTGGGGCCCTGTCCTGTTGCTCAGAGCAACTTAGATGCAGTCTCCAGCAGTGTGGGTGATGCTCAGAAGGTGCAGTTTTCTGCCAAATTTGCAGCTGCCGCCGTTACAGAG GTAGATGACATtggctgggaagaagaagaggagctgaaGTGGGAAGATGAAACCAACTGGTGA